One Nicotiana tomentosiformis chromosome 4, ASM39032v3, whole genome shotgun sequence genomic window carries:
- the LOC104103960 gene encoding RNA-binding protein 1 produces the protein MEDLDKNKLFCGGIPRDTTEQMLKEHFSKYGTVVSSVIAKDRETGRPRGFAFVSFSDSSAVDKALQDTHEILGRMVEVKKAIPRSEQHQQQSQQQQQQQQNSRGLNRNSRTNCRSNDQFRTKKIFVGGLSANLTKEDFKSYFERFGRITDVVVMHDNVTHRPRGFGFITFDSEDAVEEVMQKNFHELSGKLVEVKRAIPKDENSNSSNGYHVRIGNGSGSNYNPYQQGMYPSYSPRYVYCCGPVSGYGNVAGYPYGVGTFGGNYPAGAYPGIGYGIASLVPPRGPWNNPTMTGLRGSSPLPYGNTGAIYPTYMNGGIGVMGVATNEYGGILGAGVNEKSGQVIIRDVQGVSD, from the exons ATGGAGGATTTGGACAAAAACAAGCTATTTTGTGGTGGGATTCCAAGGGATACGACTGAGCAGATGCTTAAGGAGCATTTTTCTAAGTATGGAACTGTGGTTAGCTCTGTTATTGCCAAGGACCGTGAAACTGGTAGACCTAGAGGCTTTGCTTTTGTTTCCTTTTCCGATTCATCTGCAGTTGATAAAGCACTCCAAGATACTCATGAAATTCTTGGAAGAATG GTAGAGGTGAAAAAAGCCATACCCAGAAGTGAACAACAccaacaacagagtcaacaacaacaacaacaacaacaaaatagtAGGGGGTTGAATAGGAATAGTAGAACTAATTGTAGAAGCAATGATCAGTTTAGGACGAAGAAGATCTTTGTAGGGGGTCTATCAGCTAACCTAACTAAGGAAGACTTCAAGAGTTACTTTGAAAGATTTGGTAGGATTACAGATGTTGTTGTGATGCATGACAATGTTACCCATCGACCAAGGGGATTTGGTTTTATTACCTTTGATTCGGAGGATGCAGTTGAGGAGGTTATGCAGAAGAATTTCCATGAATTAAGTGGCAAGCTTGTGGAGGTGAAGAGGGCTATACCAaaagatgaaaatagcaatagtaGTAATGGTTATCATGTTAGAATAGGTAATGGAAGTGGTTCTAATTATAACCCTTACCAACAAGGGATGTATCCATCTTACAGTCCTAGATATGTATATTGTTGTGGGCCTGTCTCAGGTTATGGGAATGTTGCGGGATATCCTTATGGAGTTGGAACTTTTGGAGGTAATTACCCTGCTGGAGCATACCCTGGAATTGGTTATGGTATCGCTTCTTTGGTGCCGCCTAGAGGTCCTTGGAATAACCCCACGATGACTGGTCTGAGGGGAAGTAGTCCATTGCCTTATGGCAATACCGGGGCAATCTATCCCACCTACATGAATGGTGGCATCGGAGTAATGGGCGTGGCTACTAATGAATATGGAGGGATTTTGGGTGCTGGGGTAAATGAGAAATCCGGTCAAGTTATTATTAGAGATGTTCAAGGGGTGTCTGATTAG